One Antennarius striatus isolate MH-2024 chromosome 17, ASM4005453v1, whole genome shotgun sequence genomic window carries:
- the hectd1 gene encoding E3 ubiquitin-protein ligase HECTD1 isoform X2, with the protein MADVDPDTLLEWLQMGQGDERDMQLIALEQLCMLLLMSDNVDRCFETCPPRTFLPALCKIFLDESAPDNVLEVTARAITYYLDVSAECTRRIVGVDGAIKALCNRLVVVELNNRTSRDLAEQCVKVLELICTRESGAVFEAGGLNCVLSFIRDSGHLVHKDTLHSAMAVVSRLCSKMEPQDSSLETCVESLSSLLKHEDHQVSDGALRCFASLADRFTRRGVDPAPLAKHGLTEELLSRMAAAGGTVSGPASSCKPGRTSTGAAPPAPDSKLSNQVSTIVSLLSTLCRGSPLVTHDLLRSALPDSMESALGGDERCVLDTMRLVDLLLVLLFEGRKALPKSTAGSTGRIPGLRRLDSSGERSHRQLIDCIRSKDTDALIDAIDTGAFEVNFMDDVGQTLLNWASAFGTQEMVEFLCERGADVNRGQRSSSLHYAACFGRPQVAKTLLRHGANPDLRDEDGKTPLDKARERGHSEVVAILQSPGDWMCPVNKGDDKKKKDVNKEEEEGSEPKGDPEMAPIYLRRLLPVFAQTFQQTMLPSIRKASLALIRKMVHYSSEVLLKEVCDSETGHNLPTVLVEITATVLDQEDDDDGHLLALQIIRDLVDKGGDVFLDQLARLGVINKVSTLAGPASDDENEDETKPEKEEEVQEDAREIQQGKPYHWKDWSIIRGRDCLYIWSDAAALELSNGSNGWFRFILDGKLATMYSSGSPEGGSDSSESRSEFLEKLQRARSQVKPVTASQPILSSVGPTKLTVGNWSLTCLKEGEIAIHNSDGQQATILKEDLPGFVFESNRGTKHSFTAETSLGSEFVTGWTGKRGRKLKSKLEKTKQKVKSMARELYDDHFKAVESMPRGVVVTLRNISTQLESAWELHTNRQCIEGENTWRDLMKTALENLIVVLKDENTISPYEMCSSGLVQALFTVLNNSVELDLKHDCKPLMERINVFKAAFSENEDDESRPAVALIRKLIAVLESIERLPLHLYDTPGSSYNLQILTRRLRFRLERAPGETALIDRTGRMLKMEPLATVESLEQYLLKMVAKQWYDFERSSFVFVRKLREGQTFTFRHQHDFDENGIVYWVGTNAKTAYEWVNPAAYGLVVVTSSEGRNLPYGRLEDILSRDSSALNCHTNDDKNACFAVDLGLWVIPSAYTLRHARGYGRSALRNWVFQVSKDGQIWTTLYTHVDDCSLNEPGSTATWPLDPSKDEKQGWRHIRIKQMGKNASGQTHYLSLSGLELYGTVTAVCEDQLGKAVKEAEANLRRQRRLFRSQVMKYIVPGARVVRGIDWKWRDQDGNPAGEGTVTGEAHNGPASSTVGPSVMPGAGGGTTTTSSSSLQQQSWGGLVKNNCPDKGGATSFGGAGSSSRKGSSSSVCSVASSSDISLSSSVGLPGVGGLRLERRAEGLLLDQGPGVGLVTGGGVGPDGQQLEPIVVLSSVVEGGSGSASSSGTLTADTPGPGDEARNKDSSTATIDPATAISMGLVSVSSPDVSSVSESSSKDTPSQRPLCSAANARLSVSSLLAAGAPMSSSASVPNLSSREASLMESFVRRAPNMSRTNATNNMNLSRSSSDNNTNTLGRNVMSTATSPLMGAQSFPNLTTTGTTSTVTMSTSIVTSSNNVATATTGLSVGQLLSNTLTTSLTSTSSESDTGQEAEFSLYDFLDSCRANTLLAELDDEEDLPEADDDDDENEDDNQEDQEYEEVLEEEEYETKGGRRRTWDDDFVLKRQFSALVPAFDPRPGRTNVQQTTDLEIPTPGTPHSEVQEEVECAPSPHLSLTLKVAGLGTTREVELPLSNYKSTIFYYVQRLLQLSCNGAVKTDKLRRIWEPTYTIMYRELKDSDKEKDNGKMDLCEHSISVGSRSGGLSPSSLSANQSSEILGVAREAAQAKAGCSQNACGVEDVLQLLRILYIIGGDSASKVRTLQEDFDELQFNASPEEFTSKKITTKILQQIEEPLALASGALPDWCEQLTSKCPFLIPFETRQLYFTCTAFGASRAIVWLQNRREATMERSRPSTTVRRDDPGEFRVGRLKHERVKVPRGEAMMEWAESVMQLHADRKSVLEVEFQGEEGTGLGPTLEFYALVAAEFQRTSLGIWLCDDDFPDDESRQVDLGGGLKPPGFYVQRSCGLFPAPFPQDSEELERITKLFHFLGVFLAKCIQDNRLVDLPISQPFFKLLCMGDIKSNMSKLLYQSRGSPQGHDPERPHLLPFLLLSEMQSEASTEESQETYSVGSFDEDSKSEFIMDPPKPKPPAWYHGILTWDDFQLVNPHRASFLKEVKELAVKRRQILASKSLSEDEKNTRLQDLMLRNPLGSGPPLSIEDLGLNFQFCPSSKVHGFSAVDLKPNGDDEMVTMENAEEYVELMFDLCMHTGIQKQMEAFREGFNRVFPMEKLSSFSHKEVQMILCGNQSPSWTADDIINYTEPKLGYTRDSPGFLRFVRVLCGMSSDERKAFLQFTTGCSTLPPGGLANLHPRLTIVRKVDATDSSYPSVNTCVHYLKLPEYSSEDIMRERLLAATMEKGFHLN; encoded by the exons ATGGCCGACGTGGACCCAGACACCCTGCTGGAGTGGCTGCAGATGGGCCAGGGCGATGAGCGCGACATGCAGCTCATCGCCCTGGAGCAGCTCtgcatgctgctgctgatgtccGACAACGTCGACCGCTGCTTCGAGAC CTGTCCTCCTCGGACTTTCCTCCCAGCGCTCTGTAAGATCTTCCTGGACGAGAGCGCCCCCGACAACGTGCTGGAGGTCACAGCCAGAGCCATCACCTACTACCTGGACGTGTCTGCTGAGTGCACCCGGAGGATTGTGGGAGTGGACGGAGCCATCAAGGCGCTGTGCAACcggctggtggtggtggagctCAACAACCGGACCAGCAGAGACCTGGCTGAGCAGTGCGTCAAG GTGCTGGAGCTGATCTGCACCAGGGAGTCCGGCGCCGTGTTCGAGGCCGGCGGTCTGAACTGCGTGCTGAGTTTCATCCGGGACAGCGGCCACCTGGTCCACAAAGACACGCTGCACTCGGCGATGGCCGTCGTGTCACGACTCTGCAGCAAGATGGAGCCTCAGGACTCGTCGCTGGAGACGTGCGTCGAGTCGTTGTCCAGCCTCCTCAAACACGAGGACCACCAG GTGTCCGACGGCGCTCTACGCTGCTTTGCCTCGCTGGCGGACAGGTTCACCCGCCGCGGCGTGGACCCCGCTCCTTTAGCCAAACACGGCCTGACGGAAGAGCTGCTGTCCCGCATGGCGGCCGCCGGAGGGACTGTGTcgggccccgcctcctcctgtaAGCCCGGACGGACCTCGACGGGCGCCGCCCCTCCGGCGCCGGACTCCAAACTCAGCAACCAGGTGTCGACCATCGTCAGCCTGCTGTCCACCCTGTGCAGAGGCTCCCCGCTCGTCACACAC GACCTGCTGCGTTCGGCGCTGCCCGACTCGATGGAGTCGGCTCTGGGGGGAGACGAGCGCTGCGTCCTGGACACGATGCGGTTGGTTGACCTCCTCCTGGTGCTTCTGTTCGAGGGACGGAAGGCGCTGCCCAAATCCACCGCCGGCTCCACGGGCCGCATCCCCGGCCTGCGCCGCCTGGACAGCTCCGGGGAGCGATCACACCGACAGCTCATCGACTGTATCCGCAGCAAAGACACCGACGCCCTGATCGACGCCATCGACACCGGCG CTTTTGAGGTGAACTTCATGGACGACGTGGGACAGACGCTGCTCAACTGGGCTTCAGCGTTTGGAACGCAGGAAATG GTGGAGTTTTTATGTGAGAGGGGGGCGGACGTcaacagaggtcagaggtcatcctCACTTCACTACGCTGCGTGTTTTGGACGTCCACAAGTAGCGAAG ACGCTCCTGCGTCACGGAGCCAATCCTGACCTGAGAGACGAGGACGGGAAGACGCCTCTGGACAAAGCCCGGGAGCGCGGACACAGCGAGGTGGTGGCCATACTGCAGTCTCCTG GAGACTGGATGTGTCCTGTGAATAAAGGCGacgacaagaagaagaaggacgtgaacaaagaggaagaggagggcagcGAGCCCAAAGGAGACCCGGAAATGGCTCCGATCTACCTGAGGAGGCTCCTGCCTGTTTTTGCACAAACCTTTCAGCAAACCATGCTGCCTTCTATTAG GAAAGCCAGTCTGGCTCTGATCAGGAAGATGGTTCACTACAGCAGTGAAGTCCTGTTGAAGGAGGTGTGTGACAGCGAAACAGGACACAACCTTCCCACTGTGCTGGTGGAGATCACCGCCACTGTGCTCGACCAggag GATGACGACGACGGTCACCTCCTGGCTCTGCAGATCATCAGAGATCTGGTGGATAAAGGCGGAGACGTCTTCCTCGACCAGCTGGCTCGATTGGGCGTCATCAACAAGGTGTCCACTCTGGCCGGACCGGCGTCCGACGACGAGAACGAGGACGAAACCAAACCCGAAAAG GAGGAAGAGGTCCAAGAGGACGCCAGAGAGATCCAGCAGGGGAAGCCGTACCACTGGAAGGACTGGTCCATCATCCGGGGGAGGGACTGCCTCTACATCTGGTCGGACGCCGCCGCGCTGGAGCTCTCCAATGGCTCCAATGGCTGGTTCAGGTTCATCCTGGACGGGAAGCTGGCCACCATGTACTCCAGCGGGAGTCCAGAGGGGGGGTCGGACAGCTCGG AGTCTCGCAGCGAGTTCCTGGAGAAGCTGCAGCGAGCAAGGAGTCAGGTGAAACCGGTCACGGCCAGCCAGCCCATCCTGTCCAGCGTGGGCCCCACCAAGCTCACCGTGGGGAACTGGTCCCTCACCTGTCTGAAGGAGGGGGAGATCGCCATCCACAACTCAGACGGGCAGCAGGCCACCATCCTGAAGGAAGACCTGCCGGGCTTCGTGTTCGAGTCCAACAGGGGAACCAAACACTCGTTCACCGCCGAGACCTCACTGG GCTCTGAGTTTGTGACGGGCTGGACGGGGAAGCGAGGCAGGAAGCTGAAGTCCAAGCTGGAGAAGACGAAGCAGAAGGTGAAGAGCATGGCGCGGGAGCTTTACGACGACCACTTCAAAGCCGTGGAGAGCATGCCCAGGGGCGTGGTGGTCACCCTGAGGAACATCTCCACGCAGCTGGAGTCCGCCTGGGAGCTGCACACGAACCGGCAG TGTATTGAAGGAGAGAACACGTGGAGGGACCTGATGAAGACGGCTCTGGAGAACCTGATCGTAGTTCTGAaggatgaaaacacaatttctcCGTACGAGATGTGCAGCAGCGGCCTGGTGCAGGCGCTGTTCACCGTCCTCAATAAC agCGTGGAACTGGACCTGAAACATGATTGTAAGCCTTTAATGGAGAGGATCAATGTCTTTAAGGCGGCTTTCAGCGAGAATGAAGACGATGAAAG ccgACCAGCTGTTGCCTTAATCCGTAAACTGATCGCTGTCCTGGAGTCGATAGAACGTCTACCTCTGCACCTGTACGACACTCCAGGCTCCTCCTACAACCTGCAG ATCTTGACAAGGAGGCTGCGGTTCCGTCTGGAGCGAGCGCCGGGCGAGACGGCGCTGATCGACCGGACCGGTCGCATGTTGAAGATGGAGCCGCTGGCGACCGTGGAGTCTCTGGAGCAGTACTTGCTGAAGATG GTGGCGAAGCAGTGGTACGACTTCGAGCGCTCCTCGTTCGTCTTCGTGAGGAAGCTGAGGGAAGGACAGACCTTCACCTTCAGACACCAACACGACTTCGATGAGAATGGAATTGTCTACTGGGTCGGAACCAACGCCAA GACGGCCTATGAGTGGGTAAATCCTGCCGCCTACGGTCTGGTGGTGGTGACATCATCGGAGGGGCGGAACCTTCCTTACGGGAGGTTGGAGGACATCCTGAGTCGGGATAGCTCCGCCCTCAACTGCCACACAAATGACGACAAAAACGCCTGCTTCGCCGTGGACCTCGGGCTGTGGGTCATCCCGTCTGCGTACACACTGAGACACGCCAG GGGTTACGGTCGCTCCGCCTTGAGGAACTGGGTGTTCCAGGTGTCGAAGGACGGTCAGATCTGGACGACGCTCTACACCCACGTGGACGACTGCAGCCTCAACGAACCCGG GTCGACGGCCACGTGGCCTCTGGACCCGTCCAAAGACGAGAAGCAGGGGTGGAGACACATCCGCATCAAACAGATGGGGAAGAACGCCAGCGGTCAGACGCACTACCTGTCCCTGTCTGGGCTGGAGCTGTACGGCACCGTCACTGCCGTCTGCGAGGACCAGCTGG gtaAAGCAGTAAAGGAGGCTGAGGCGAACCTTCGTCGCCAGCGCCGCTTGTTCCGCTCCCAGGTGATGAAGTACATCGTCCCTGGGGCGCGAGTGGTCCGGGGTATTGACTGGAAGTGGCGCGACCAGGATGGCAACCCGGCCGGGGAGGGAACCGTCACCGGAGAGGCTCACAACG GCCCCGCCTCTTCCACGGTGGGACCCTCCGTGATGCCGGGCGCCGGCGGcggcaccaccaccacctcctcgtCCTCCCTGCAGCAGCAGTCGTGGGGTGGCCTGGTGAAAAATAACTGTCCGGACAAGGGCGGGGCCACGTCGTTCGGAGGGGCCGGCTCCTCCAGCAGGaagggcagcagcagctccgtctGCAGCGTCGCCTCTTCCTCCGACATCAGCCTGAGCTCCTCCGTGGGGCTCCCGGGCGTCGGGGGGCTGCGGCTGGAGAGGCGGGCCGAGGGGCTGCTGCTGGACCAGGGCCCCGGTGTGGGACTAGTGACGGGAGGCGGGGTCGGCCCCGACGGGCAGCAGCTGGAGCCCATTGTGGTGCTGTCGTCCGTGGTGGAAGGGGGGTCCGGGTCGGCGTCCAGCTCCGGAACGCTCACCGCTGACACCCCCGGCCCCGGCGATGAAGCCAGGAACAAGGACTCGTCCACGGCGACCATTGATCCGGCCACCGCCATCTCCATGGGGCTGGTGAGCGTCAGCTCCCCCGACGTCAGCTCCGTGTCGGAGTCGTCCAGCAAGGACACGCCTTCCCAGAGGCCCCTCTGCTCGGCGGCCAACGCCCGGCTGTCCGTCAGCTCGCTGCTCGCCGCCGGCGCTCCCATGAGCTCCAGCGCCAGCGTGCCCAACCTGTCGTCGCGGGAGGCCAGCCTCATGGAGTCCTTCGTCCGCCGCGCGCCCAACATGTCGCGGACCAACGCCACCAACAACATGAACCTGAGCCGCAGCAGCAGCGACAACAACACCAACACGCTGGGCAGGAACGTGATGAGCACCGCCA cttCTCCTCTCATGGGCGCTCAGAGCTTTCCTAACCTCACCACCACCGGCACCACCTCCACCGTCACCATGTCAACCTCCATAGTAACCAGCAGCAATAACGTAGCCACAGCAACcacaggtctgtctgtgggcCAGTTACTAAGCAACACCCTGACGACCAGCCTGACATCCACGTCCAGTGAGAGTGACACGGGGCAGGAGGCGGAGTTTTCTCTCTATG ACTTCTTAGACAGTTGCCGTGCCAACACACTCTTGGCGGAGCTCGACGATGAGGAGGACCTCCCGGAGGCcgatgatgacgacgacgagAACGAAGACGACAATCAGGAGGACCAGGAGTACGAGGAGGTCCTG gaggaagaggagtacgAGACCAAAGGAGGACGAAGGAGGACCTGGGACGACGATTTTGTCCTTAAGAGGCAGTTCTCTGCTCTGGTCCCCGCCTTCGACCCGCGACCGGGAAGAACCAACGTCCAGCAGACCACCGACCTGGAGATCCCCAcgccag GAACTCCTCATTCGGAGgttcaggaggaggtggagtgcGCGCCGTCTCCTCACCTGTCCCTCACCCTGAAG gtggcGGGGCTGGGCACGACGCGGGAGGTGGAGCTTCCTCTGTCCAACTACAAGTCGACCATCTTCTACTACGTCCAGCGACTGCTGCAGCTCTCCTGCAACGGCGCCGTGAAGACGGACAAGCTGCGCCGCATCTGGGAGCCCACGTACAC GATAATGTACCGAGAACTGAAGGACTCGGACAAAGAGAAGGATAACGGAAAGATG GACTTGTGTGAACACAGCATCAGTGTGGGGAGTCGGTCTGGCGGGCTGAGCCCAAGCTCGCTttcggccaatcagagcagcgAGATTCTGGGCGTGGCCAGAGAGGCGGCACAGGCGAAAGCAGGCTGCAGCCAGAATGCCTGCGGGGTGGAGGACGTCTTGCAGCTGCTGCGCATCCTCTACATCATCGGAGGAGACTCTGCCTCCAAAGTGCGCACTCTGCAGGAGG ATTTCGACGAGCTGCAGTTCAACGCATCTCCAGAGGAATTCACCAGCAAGAAGATCACAACCAAGATCCTGCAGCAGATCGAG GAGCCTCTCGCTCTGGCCAGCGGCGCTCTGCCCGACTGGTGTGAACAGCTCACCTCCAAGTGTCCTTTCCTCATCCCCTTCGAGACGCGGCAGCTCTACTTCACCTGCACGGCGTTCGGCGCGTCCAG gGCGATCGTGTGGCTCCAGAACCGGCGGGAGGCGACCATGGAGCGCTCCAGGCCGTCCACCACGGTGCGGCGCGACGACCCCGGAGAGTTCAGGGTGGGCCGGCTCAAACACGAGCGAGTCAAAGTCCCCCGAGGGGAGGCCATGATGGAGTGGGCGGAGTCGGTGATGCAGCTCCACGCCGACAGGAAGTCCGTGCTGGAG GTGGAGTTCCAGGGGGAGGAGGGAACTGGTCTCGGTCCCACGCTGGAGTTTTACGCTCTGGTGGCTGCAGAGTTCCAGAGAACGTCTCTGGGGATCTGGTTGTGTGACGACGACTTCCCTGACGACGAGTCCCGACAG GTGGACCTGGGTGGAGGTCTGAAGCCCCCCGGCTTCTATGTTCAGCGCTCCTGCGGTCTGTTCCCGGCTCCGTTCCCTCAGGACAGCGAGGAGCTGGAGCGCATCACCAAGCTCTTCCACTTCCTGGGCGTCTTCCTGGCCAAGTGCATCCAGGACAACCGTCTGGTGGACCTGCCCATCTCCCAGCCCTTCTTCAAGCTGCTCTGCATGGGCGACATCAAGTCCAACATGAGCAAGCTGCTGTACCAGTCGCGCGGCTCGCCGCAGGGTCACGACCCCGAGCGGCCCCACCTGCTGCCTTTCCTGCTGCTGTCCGAGATGCAGTCGGAGGCGTCCACCGAGGAGAGCCAGGAGACCTACTCCGTGGGCAGTTTCGACGAGGACTCCAAGTCCGAGTTCATCATGGACCCCCCGAAACCCAAACCCCCTGCCTGGTATCACGGCATCCTCACCTGGGACGACTTCCAGCTGGTCAACCCGCACCG GGCGAGTTTCctgaaggaggtgaaggagctgGCGGTGAAGAGGAGGCAGATCCTGGCCAGTAAGAGTTTATCTGAGGACGAGAAGAACACCCGGCTGCAGGACCTGATGCTGAGGAACCCCCTGGGCTCCGGACCCCCCCTCAGCATCGAGGACCTCGG GTTGAACTTCCAGTTCTGTCCGTCGTCCAAAGTCCACGGGTTCTCAGCGGTGGACCTCAAACCCAACGGAGACGACGAG atggtGACGATGGAGAACGCTGAGGAATACGTGGAGTTGATGTTCGACTTGTGTATGCACACCGGCATCCAGAAGCAGATGGAGGCCTTCAGAG AGGGTTTTAATCGAGTGTTCCCCATGGAGAAGCTGAGTTCTTTCAGCCACAAGGAGGTTCAGATGATCCTCTGTGGAAACCAATCACCTTCCTGGACtgccgatgacatcatcaactaCACCGAACCAAAGCTAGGTTACACCAGAGACAG TCCCGGCTTCCTGCGCTTCGTCAGAGTTTTATGCGGGATGTCGTCGGACGAGAGGAAAGCGTTCCTTCAGTTCACCACCGGCTGCTCcacgctgccccctggtggcctcGCCAACCTGCACCCCCGCCTCACTATCGTCAGGAAG GTTGACGCCACAGACTCCAGTTACCCATCAGTCAACACCTGCGTTCACTACCTGAAGCTCCCTGAGTATTCGTCCGAGGACATCATGCGGGAGCGTCTGCTAGCCGCCACCATGGAGAAAGGCTTCCACCTCAACTGA